A region of Ornithodoros turicata isolate Travis chromosome 5, ASM3712646v1, whole genome shotgun sequence DNA encodes the following proteins:
- the LOC135393774 gene encoding uncharacterized protein LOC135393774: MASCSYQISPRCSSSGDGFRGTEPRQERCQGRFSSSFGRGRRRRCRPMSLLKRSTEHRVQELWEEFCEDFRRRTFMGVTWDFQVYGYSSNDDPRAPFIVPDPEKIPERLQRTIANACRPAQLVINVVTLEIACKNFFPCLGQTAPECSCKCCATNQVAQWLANKVPESCHVISTVSKGVVGTPVSTLSGYFFKDGAGTSTLFIPSFPGLEIIPLTMDDMFCRDTTCFQSYLAVIAFVPEEAFSAVAHAVPFIDIGSTDFVMGAVHSISRVRNHWFAGLGIRGANVETATAVASGDFHSTAHVCRMLRGLKSRSIRRPVEFAFMFTNANEPCFLNSFTDAFPGVPIVGACTQYCAALVDSDEDGSSSRGLYFRPKSDVVMMVSVDVGR; the protein is encoded by the exons ATGGCATCTTGTTCTTATCAGATATCCCCACGGTGTTCCTCGTCAGGTGACGGGTTCCGCGGCACCGAACCCAGACAAGAGCGGTGCCAAGGCCGGTTCTCCAGTTCTTTCGGCAGAGGAAGACGCAGGCGGTGTAGACCGATGTCTCTGTTGAAGCGCTCAACAGAACACAGGGTGCAAGAACTTTGGGAGGAATTCTGCGAAGATTTCCGCCGGAGGACCTTTATGGGAGTGACGTGGGATTTTCAG GTATACGGCTACTCCAGCAATGACGATCCAAGGGCACCTTTTATAGTCCCTGACCCGGAGAAAATTCCTGAACGTTTGCAGCGGACGATAGCAAATGCGTGTAGACCAGCTCAGCTGGTGATCAACGTCGTTACCCTAGAAATAGCCTGCAAAAACTTTTTTCCCTGCCTTGGCCAGACTGCGCCGGAGTGCTCCTGCAAGTGCTGCGCTACAAATCAAG TTGCTCAGTGGCTGGCGAACAAGGTTCCCGAATCTTGTCACGTAATATCTACAGTCTCCAAAGGCGTCGTGGGTACTCCAGTGTCCACTCTCTCCGGTTACTTCTTCAAGGATGGTGCCGGTACATCGACCCTATTCATCCCTTCCTTCCCGGGTCTCGAGATTATTCCGCTTACCATGGACGACATGTTTTGCCGAGACACGACATGCTTCCAGTCGTACCTTGCCGTTATCGCCTTCGTGCCCGAAGAAGCTTTCTCCGCAGTCGCTCATGCTGTTCCATTCATCGACATCGGTTCCACGGACTTTGTCATGGGTGCAGTACACTCCATCAGCCGAGTGAGAAACCATTGGTTCGCTGGTCTGGGCATACGAGGAGCAAATGTTGAGACGGCAACAGCTGTCGCATCGGGCGACTTTCATTCGACAGCCCACGTATGTCGCATGCTGCGCGGTCTTAAGTCCAGGTCCATTCGAAGACCAGTCGAATTTGCCTTTATGTTCACAAATGCGAACGAACCGTGTTTTTTGAACTCTTTTACGGATGCTTTCCCTGGAGTCCCTATTGTGGGTGCTTGCACGCAATATTGTGCTGCATTGGTGGACTCCGACGAGGACGGTTCTTCTTCCCGGGGTCTCTACTTTCGACCGAAGAGTGACGTCGTCATGATGGTCAGTGTTGACGTCGGACGTTAA
- the LOC135393776 gene encoding sialin-like isoform X1 — protein sequence MKLCRIPGRYITSCLLFFGMTIISSHKFDLGIAIVAMVNGTLHSSASHNSSTDNSTQLASTDGVEHNLRRLSWSPSMQGIILGSYFYGVIIPQVFGGRLAERFSAKWMLGGGVMVSSMLCSATPWIATLGAAPLVVHRIILGLTHGLSMPAGVALVAQWAPKKERSTFMAVLYCGRYVGIVTAMLLFGHLSGLSVAGGWPFAFYISGVIGFVWSMLWCFLGYNDPAEDPKVDEEELRKIKSSACVGPLKSEQKKAVPWKAVLLSPPVWALVAARFSNMWVSMLLFTKLPAYLESVLQLSLKQNGNLSSLVFAFTILTMLGSGLCADWLLRHGLRTTLVRKLFQLTANLGPAACLIGIANAGCDQWLVLCFLIIAKVTLGTFTGGNVPAVVDLAPMYSATLNGMITTFGQTTGVLAPLVAGMMTNETNPESSIGLLQLLWARVFYLSAGISIAGGLLFALFGSADKQPWGDNQYGSVCTDSAEEGRAGKYVAPPSELKTIAENA from the exons ATGAAACTAT GTCGGATACCTGGTCGTTACATCACTTCTTGCCTTCTATTTTTTGGAATGACAATCATTTCATCGCACAAATTTGACCTCGGAATTGCCATTGTCGCAATGGTGAATGGTACCCTTCATTCTTCAGCATCTCACAATTCAAGCACTGACAACTCAACGCAGCTCGCATCCACTGACGGTGTG gAACATAATTTGCGCAGATTATCATGGTCTCCATCCATGCAAGGCATCATTTTAGGGTCATACTTCTACGGAGTGATTATCCCGCAAGTGTTTGGAGGACGTTTGGCTGAACGGTTTAGTGCAAAATGGATGCTTGGAGGTGGTGTAATGGTATCTTCAATGCTTTGCTCTGCAACACCCTGGATTGCGACCTTAGGAGCAGCGCCTCTGGTTGTGCACAGGATCATTCTAGGACTGACTCAC GGCCTGAGCATGCCCGCTGGAGTGGCATTAGTGGCTCAATGGGCACCAAAGAAGGAACGCAGTACTTTTATGGCTGTATTATACTGTGGTCGCTATGTGGGAATAGTCACTGCTATGCTTCTTTTTGGTCATCTTAGTGGCTTATCTGTCGCTGGAGGATGGCCATTTGCATTTTATATTTCAG GTGTCATTGGCTTTGTCTGGTCTATGCTTTGGTGTTTCCTCGGCTATAATGACCCTGCTGAGGATCCTAAAGTTGATGAAGAAGAACTGAGGAAAATAAAAAGCAGCGCATGTGTGGGACCACTCAAGTCGGAG CAGAAAAAAGCAGTACCCTGGAAGGCAGTGCTGTTATCTCCACCTGTGTGGGCCTTAGTGGCAGCTCGTTTCTCCAACATGTGGGTTTCCATGCTCCTTTTTACCAAACTGCCTGCTTATTTAGAATCCGTTCTTCAGCTGTCTCTCAAACAG aATGGAAACTTGAGTTCCCTCGTGTTTGCCTTCACCATTCTTACCATGCTGGGGTCCGGACTTTGTGCGGATTGGCTACTACGACACGGACTGCGAACAACTTTAGTCAGGAAGTTATTTCAGCTGACAG CTAATTTGGGACCTGCAGCGTGCCTTATAGGCATAGCCAATGCTGGTTGTGACCAATGGCTCGTGTTGTGCTTTCTCATCATCGCCAAAGTAACCCTGGGCACCTTCACGGGCGGGAATGTGCCAGCAGTGGTAGATCTGGCACCGATGTATTCTG CGACACTAAATGGGATGATCACAACGTTTGGTCAAACAACAGGTGTCCTGGCTCCACTCGTGGCAGGGATGATGACAAATGAGACA AATCCAGAGTCATCAATAGGATTGTTGCAGCTACTCTGGGCTCGAGTGTTCTACCTGTCAGCAGGCATCAGTATTGCTGGAGGACTTTTATTTGCTCTTTTTGGCTCAGCTGATAAGCAACCATGGGGTGATAATCAGTATGGAAGTGTCTGCACTGATTCAGCTGAAGAAGGACGTGCTGGAAAATATGTAGCACCACCATCAGAACTGAAGACAATTGCTGAAAATGCATGA
- the LOC135393776 gene encoding sialin-like isoform X2: MKLCRIPGRYITSCLLFFGMTIISSHKFDLGIAIVAMVNGTLHSSASHNSSTDNSTQLASTDGVEHNLRRLSWSPSMQGIILGSYFYGVIIPQVFGGRLAERFSAKWMLGGGVMVSSMLCSATPWIATLGAAPLVVHRIILGLTHGLSMPAGVALVAQWAPKKERSTFMAVLYCGRYVGIVTAMLLFGHLSGLSVAGGWPFAFYISGVIGFVWSMLWCFLGYNDPAEDPKVDEEELRKIKSSACVGPLKSEKKAVPWKAVLLSPPVWALVAARFSNMWVSMLLFTKLPAYLESVLQLSLKQNGNLSSLVFAFTILTMLGSGLCADWLLRHGLRTTLVRKLFQLTANLGPAACLIGIANAGCDQWLVLCFLIIAKVTLGTFTGGNVPAVVDLAPMYSATLNGMITTFGQTTGVLAPLVAGMMTNETNPESSIGLLQLLWARVFYLSAGISIAGGLLFALFGSADKQPWGDNQYGSVCTDSAEEGRAGKYVAPPSELKTIAENA, from the exons ATGAAACTAT GTCGGATACCTGGTCGTTACATCACTTCTTGCCTTCTATTTTTTGGAATGACAATCATTTCATCGCACAAATTTGACCTCGGAATTGCCATTGTCGCAATGGTGAATGGTACCCTTCATTCTTCAGCATCTCACAATTCAAGCACTGACAACTCAACGCAGCTCGCATCCACTGACGGTGTG gAACATAATTTGCGCAGATTATCATGGTCTCCATCCATGCAAGGCATCATTTTAGGGTCATACTTCTACGGAGTGATTATCCCGCAAGTGTTTGGAGGACGTTTGGCTGAACGGTTTAGTGCAAAATGGATGCTTGGAGGTGGTGTAATGGTATCTTCAATGCTTTGCTCTGCAACACCCTGGATTGCGACCTTAGGAGCAGCGCCTCTGGTTGTGCACAGGATCATTCTAGGACTGACTCAC GGCCTGAGCATGCCCGCTGGAGTGGCATTAGTGGCTCAATGGGCACCAAAGAAGGAACGCAGTACTTTTATGGCTGTATTATACTGTGGTCGCTATGTGGGAATAGTCACTGCTATGCTTCTTTTTGGTCATCTTAGTGGCTTATCTGTCGCTGGAGGATGGCCATTTGCATTTTATATTTCAG GTGTCATTGGCTTTGTCTGGTCTATGCTTTGGTGTTTCCTCGGCTATAATGACCCTGCTGAGGATCCTAAAGTTGATGAAGAAGAACTGAGGAAAATAAAAAGCAGCGCATGTGTGGGACCACTCAAGTCGGAG AAAAAAGCAGTACCCTGGAAGGCAGTGCTGTTATCTCCACCTGTGTGGGCCTTAGTGGCAGCTCGTTTCTCCAACATGTGGGTTTCCATGCTCCTTTTTACCAAACTGCCTGCTTATTTAGAATCCGTTCTTCAGCTGTCTCTCAAACAG aATGGAAACTTGAGTTCCCTCGTGTTTGCCTTCACCATTCTTACCATGCTGGGGTCCGGACTTTGTGCGGATTGGCTACTACGACACGGACTGCGAACAACTTTAGTCAGGAAGTTATTTCAGCTGACAG CTAATTTGGGACCTGCAGCGTGCCTTATAGGCATAGCCAATGCTGGTTGTGACCAATGGCTCGTGTTGTGCTTTCTCATCATCGCCAAAGTAACCCTGGGCACCTTCACGGGCGGGAATGTGCCAGCAGTGGTAGATCTGGCACCGATGTATTCTG CGACACTAAATGGGATGATCACAACGTTTGGTCAAACAACAGGTGTCCTGGCTCCACTCGTGGCAGGGATGATGACAAATGAGACA AATCCAGAGTCATCAATAGGATTGTTGCAGCTACTCTGGGCTCGAGTGTTCTACCTGTCAGCAGGCATCAGTATTGCTGGAGGACTTTTATTTGCTCTTTTTGGCTCAGCTGATAAGCAACCATGGGGTGATAATCAGTATGGAAGTGTCTGCACTGATTCAGCTGAAGAAGGACGTGCTGGAAAATATGTAGCACCACCATCAGAACTGAAGACAATTGCTGAAAATGCATGA